The following nucleotide sequence is from Chryseobacterium sp. CY350.
TACAGAAGCACAAAAAGCTGAACCCGATTCGGGACCGAAAGTCATTGGTCTTACAGGAGGAATTGGTTCCGGAAAAAGTACTGTCGCTAAGTTTATAGAAGATTGTGGTTTTCCTGTTTATTACTCGGATGTAAGAGCTAAAACGATTGTTAATGATCATGATGATTTACGATATAGAATTAAGGATCTTTTAGGAAATGAGTCGTACGATGAAAAAGGCCTTTACAACAGAAAATTTGTAGGTGAAAAAGTTTTTAATAATGATGAATTATTACAGCAGCTCAACGCAATCATTCATCCTGCAGTTCGAAATGATTTTGAACATTGGCTTGCTCAGCAGACAAAATATCTTGTTTTTAAAGAAACGGCTTTACTGTTTGAGCTGAAATTACATCTTCAATGCTATAAATCTTTATTGGTAACTGCCGAAGATAACATCAGAATAAAAAGAGTGATGGATAGGGATAGTAAAACCTATCGTGAGGTGGAATCTGTAATGGACAATCAAATGCCTGAAAAAGATAAAATAAAAATTGCTGATTACATTATTTACAATAATACAAACCTTGACGATCTTCAAGAACAAACCGAAAAAGTTATTTTCGAGATTGAGTAAAAAATAAAATGTAAATGAAAAACTCGCTGATTAATCAGCGAGTTTTTCATTTTGACTATTTGGTTGCCAATAGTAGCAAAAAAAATAAGCTCTCATTTCTGAGAGCTTATTCTATTATTTAGAAGTTATTATTCTTTAATGAATTTCTTCTGTACAGTACCTTTCACGTCTTCTATGTCGATAACATATAATCCGTTGATCAGTCTGCTAACGTCGATCTTATTATTTAAAATCAATCCGCTTGATACCAGTTGACCTGCTGCACTGTAAATTTTGTAATTAGCTTTTTTGCTAATATTTTTCACATTCAGTACAGTCGTCACAGGATTCGGGTAGATTAAAATATCAGTCTGATTAACTGTGTTTGCAACACCTTGTTTAGATATTCTTACTGTATAATCTTCTACTTCGCCATTGTCGAAGTTTGCACAATTTACAGGAATTCCATCTTTTTGCATTGCAACTCTCATTCTTACATATTTGTAATCTGTCATGCTCACAAATGCATCTGCAGGAACACTAAATGTACCACTTGCAGTTGGGTTAGTATTTGGTCCGTCAACAAGGATTCTTTCATTAATATCGAAATATCCATTTCTGTTGAAGTCGATCCAAACCGCTACTCCGGCACTTGCACTATTGGTTAATGTCTTATCAATTGTAATTGAGTTACCATTTGATCCCTGAACCATTTCAATATATTTATTCTGAACAGTAGTGTAGTCAGAATAATTTGAAGCAGTAGTAATATTGATCATTTCTGGTTTACCTGTTGGTGTCACAGTTACTTTTGAAATATATTCTGTAGCAGAATTATTTGATGACATTTGGCAATATACAATTGTAGGAGTAGTGAAATAATAAGGAGGCGTAAAGTTGCCCGGTGTACCCGAACAAATGTTTGCTACCTGCATTTCATATTTAGTTAATTCTAAAAGTCCTGTAATTGTATAAGTGTTTGTGTTAACATTAATAGTCGTCCAGCTAGGAATACCAACCTTTCTATATCTTAAAACATAACTTCCTGTAGCACCTGCACCAGTAAATGCATCCCAAACTACTTCTGCACTTGTAGGTGTCAACGTAGTAATCGTTAATCCTGGAGGCGGTATTTCACAAATTCTGATTGTAGTAAATACCTGAGGATTTGACCATGGGTTTGGTGTAGTTTCACCCACACACTGATTAGCAACCTGTACTTCATAAGTTACATAAGAAGAAAGACCTGTTAATGTCACTGAGTTAGCTGGCGGAGCCGGAGCTACCACAGAAATCCAGGTTGTACTACCTACCGGTCTGTATCTAATTAGGTATGTTGCACTAGGAACAATTGGGTTCCAAGTAACTACTGCCGATGTAGATGTAATGTTAGTAACCGTCACATTTGGAGGTGTAGGATCACATCTTGTCGTGAACAATTTAACTGGAGTATAAGCTCCTAAACCACCTGTTGCACATTTTGCAGCAATTCTAACTTCGTATGTAGTTGCTGGCGTTAAACCAGTAAGTTGTACCGGAGGGTTACCTGTTAACGTTGAAGCATTTACAGTAATCCAAGGTGAAACAGGATTTGTAACTGCTCTGTACTCTAATACAAATGCGATGTTAGTTGGAACAGATGTCCAATTGACTGTCGCTGAATTTTGAGTGATCGGCGTTACAGTAACGTTCGTTGGAGTTACATTGCTACAAGGTCTCAATTTCACTGCATAATCTTCTACTTCACCGTTTACAGGATCAACACACATTACTGATCCGCTACTTCTTTTCAGAATTACTCTAAGCGTAGTAGTAAGCGGTCCTGCGTAGATGGCCGGTCCTGCTTGCGGAACATTAAATGTAACCGTTACAGGAGTAGTAGTACTTGATGCAGAAGTCATGATTTTCTCATTCGCTGCAAAAATTCCGTCTCTGTTGTAGTCAATATAAGCATCAACAGCGTCAGCATATGTAGTGGTTTGCCAAGCTTTTGAAACCGACAATTGATTTCCTGTAGAGCCAACTTCTAAGTTGATTAATGTTGCGGGAGTGGTATAGCTAATATAATTTGTCTGTAACGATGTATTATCCATCACAGGGAAATTCACTGGTGTAATTTTTACATTTGATATGTAGTCGTTAGTACCTGTTCCTACCATTGGACAATATGTCAACGGTGGTGTTGTGAAATTCACAGAAGGACCAAAAGCTCCAGCTGTTCCGTTACAAATTGTTTTAACCTGAACTTCATAGTTTGTTTGTTCAGTTAAACCAGTAATCGTGTAGAAACTTTGACCTGCAGGAATAGTAACGAAACCTGCCGGCTGCTGTTGCCAAAGTGTTTGACCGATCTGTCTCCATCTAACCTGATAAGTTGCTCCAGCAGCAGGTAACCAAGATACATAAGCTGTAGTAGCCGTCATGTTAGCAACTGTAATATTTGATGGTGCAGCGGTAGTACATGGTAATAAATCGATCAATCTTACAGAA
It contains:
- the coaE gene encoding dephospho-CoA kinase (Dephospho-CoA kinase (CoaE) performs the final step in coenzyme A biosynthesis.), with the translated sequence MEELNTEAQKAEPDSGPKVIGLTGGIGSGKSTVAKFIEDCGFPVYYSDVRAKTIVNDHDDLRYRIKDLLGNESYDEKGLYNRKFVGEKVFNNDELLQQLNAIIHPAVRNDFEHWLAQQTKYLVFKETALLFELKLHLQCYKSLLVTAEDNIRIKRVMDRDSKTYREVESVMDNQMPEKDKIKIADYIIYNNTNLDDLQEQTEKVIFEIE
- a CDS encoding fibronectin type III domain-containing protein — its product is MKKILLIFAFITAYLTNAQVSSYSFAQSIGAYTALPTTSATVLATATASNSLDNAVYPVTLPFNVSFNGVNYAALNVSTNGFITFGTTAPGTATYSPISSTETYTGAVSAWGRDLNAIANVTNVFGNVSWGVEGTAPNREVVIQWTDFRPVYTTSTTNAYTFSFQIRLRETTNTIAVVYKAGSYLAGTTAISSTVQVGLRGTTNADYNNRTNSTSVLFTASTAGAVNTSSQAFSTTAATPGMFTDGLTYIWTPPSCFAPSGLVSSATSPVTGSIGWAAPSTVPANGYEYIVSTTNTAPPAATAGTPTTALTVPINALTTGTTYYWWVRSICSGTDKSTWIAGPPFTPGQIGSGTLSNGNLPIYSCYGYNYSQQIYTAAEVGGAIGTNNFITKIRFYVESTATTQANYNQWVVYMGNTTQASFASTTNWVPLSGMQQVYTGTLPNMTGGSWVELTLTTPFVWNGTSNIVIAVDENASGYSCTQNWGNYAAGANRGILHYDDTVNADPSSPPTANSRYSDIPRIQLIAQQLLACTTAPPTNITVGQLTPTSAGVSWTPATGATYIVRWRTAPSGAWNQITLTAPLTSSYTIPGLLELTAYEVQVATICGGTTGAFSPSTTFTTPAITYCTSGPTSTTVYEYISNVTVTPTGYAPMVSNSATPPPFYSDYTNDPTRLVTLIRGTSNNSISATKVWPNFQYASGTRAWIDFNRNGIFGDNPNELVLDSPSNTTSIVNNPNFSVPTVAQGAYAGNLNVRMRVIILEGGVPSPCGGFTWGEVEDYSVRLIDLLPCTTAAPSNITVANMTATTAYVSWLPAAGATYQVRWRQIGQTLWQQQPAGFVTIPAGQSFYTITGLTEQTNYEVQVKTICNGTAGAFGPSVNFTTPPLTYCPMVGTGTNDYISNVKITPVNFPVMDNTSLQTNYISYTTPATLINLEVGSTGNQLSVSKAWQTTTYADAVDAYIDYNRDGIFAANEKIMTSASSTTTPVTVTFNVPQAGPAIYAGPLTTTLRVILKRSSGSVMCVDPVNGEVEDYAVKLRPCSNVTPTNVTVTPITQNSATVNWTSVPTNIAFVLEYRAVTNPVSPWITVNASTLTGNPPVQLTGLTPATTYEVRIAAKCATGGLGAYTPVKLFTTRCDPTPPNVTVTNITSTSAVVTWNPIVPSATYLIRYRPVGSTTWISVVAPAPPANSVTLTGLSSYVTYEVQVANQCVGETTPNPWSNPQVFTTIRICEIPPPGLTITTLTPTSAEVVWDAFTGAGATGSYVLRYRKVGIPSWTTINVNTNTYTITGLLELTKYEMQVANICSGTPGNFTPPYYFTTPTIVYCQMSSNNSATEYISKVTVTPTGKPEMINITTASNYSDYTTVQNKYIEMVQGSNGNSITIDKTLTNSASAGVAVWIDFNRNGYFDINERILVDGPNTNPTASGTFSVPADAFVSMTDYKYVRMRVAMQKDGIPVNCANFDNGEVEDYTVRISKQGVANTVNQTDILIYPNPVTTVLNVKNISKKANYKIYSAAGQLVSSGLILNNKIDVSRLINGLYVIDIEDVKGTVQKKFIKE